From the genome of Cytobacillus firmus, one region includes:
- a CDS encoding sensor histidine kinase, with the protein MTNLSAEELCTLHTSLSKIEVKKIKEVSANLSLIADLNQANVFVDCLTKEGKHAIVVAEAAPSTANSVYQKPVAGKFAYEAFEPAVLYTLRTGKNMFLNRALTQEGKTVEQSVVPIMGSEDRVIGALIMEKDISEKLQRQRKLEALSEATKTLSGILIGMAEDRPIIPEVIEEALFFIDHENKVVYNNPSATNLIHEIGKEDCRPGIPLIDCFPCIQKILNEPEELLVRELKMMNKVFRVKKIRLQVEGKSNGAFIILKDLTELREKEREIAVKSVAIREIHHRVKNNLQTVASLLRLQMRRGVPEESRVHFVESLNRISSIASVYEIILSSSSVDEVDIYSLIEKIGNMLVHEAKHEQKKIHIQYRGPKLLIDSEKAVSLSLVINELIQNCVKHAFKHMHEGIVDVCFEYSNDEIKVEVIDNGEGYSPEAKPSLGLDIVKMMVEHDLSGHFLIERAETGTIAAVQFPFERKAE; encoded by the coding sequence ATGACAAACCTCTCAGCAGAAGAGCTATGCACTCTTCATACAAGTCTATCAAAAATAGAAGTCAAAAAAATTAAAGAGGTCTCTGCCAATCTTTCATTAATTGCAGACCTGAACCAGGCAAATGTTTTTGTAGACTGTCTTACTAAAGAAGGAAAACATGCGATTGTGGTTGCTGAAGCAGCCCCAAGTACCGCTAATTCTGTTTACCAGAAGCCAGTCGCAGGCAAGTTCGCTTATGAAGCATTTGAACCCGCCGTTTTGTATACCCTGAGGACCGGGAAAAATATGTTTCTCAATCGGGCACTGACCCAGGAAGGCAAGACGGTTGAACAAAGTGTTGTGCCGATTATGGGATCGGAGGATCGGGTTATAGGTGCACTGATTATGGAAAAGGACATCAGTGAGAAGCTTCAGCGGCAGCGGAAATTGGAAGCGCTATCAGAAGCAACAAAAACTTTAAGCGGGATACTCATTGGAATGGCAGAAGATCGGCCGATTATTCCAGAGGTGATTGAGGAAGCATTGTTCTTTATTGATCATGAAAATAAGGTAGTCTATAACAATCCATCGGCTACGAATCTCATTCACGAAATCGGGAAGGAAGATTGCAGGCCGGGCATACCTCTTATTGATTGCTTTCCATGCATTCAAAAGATATTGAACGAACCGGAAGAACTTCTTGTTAGAGAACTGAAAATGATGAATAAGGTTTTCCGCGTAAAAAAAATTCGTCTTCAAGTAGAAGGTAAATCGAATGGAGCCTTTATCATCCTTAAAGATCTGACTGAACTCAGGGAAAAAGAACGTGAAATTGCCGTTAAATCTGTTGCCATACGGGAAATCCATCACCGAGTTAAAAATAACCTGCAGACAGTTGCCAGCCTTTTGAGGCTTCAGATGAGAAGGGGTGTGCCGGAAGAAAGCAGGGTGCACTTCGTGGAAAGCCTAAACCGCATCTCAAGTATTGCTTCGGTGTATGAAATTATTCTTTCAAGCTCAAGTGTGGATGAAGTGGATATTTACAGCTTAATAGAGAAAATTGGCAATATGCTCGTCCATGAAGCAAAACACGAGCAAAAAAAGATACATATTCAATACAGGGGACCAAAACTTTTGATCGACTCTGAAAAAGCGGTTTCTCTGTCTCTGGTAATCAATGAACTTATACAGAATTGTGTAAAGCACGCATTTAAACATATGCATGAAGGGATAGTCGATGTCTGTTTTGAATATTCCAATGATGAAATCAAGGTTGAAGTCATTGATAACGGTGAAGGGTATTCCCCGGAAGCAAAACCTTCTCTAGGCTTGGATATTGTGAAAATGATGGTCGAGCACGATCTATCCGGCCATTTTTTAATCGAACGGGCTGAAACAGGGACCATTGCAGCTGTGCAATTTCCCTTTGAAAGGAAGGCGGAATAG
- the eutC gene encoding ethanolamine ammonia-lyase subunit EutC — translation MDIQTIVKQVMEELQKEGQIKSGDKPANDAVHTKESSVRTIIYEKVKQSGVDLPADLQEIEKVQAITPARIGIGRTGTRMKTRNYLDFRIDHAAAQDAVFKDVSEKLLNELKLPVLHSKAETMDQYLMDLDSGRKLHDSSRQWAEENLPKNKEVQIIVSDGLSSTGVEANIRDLLPALVQGLQSKSISLGEPVFIKRSRVWIQDDLASIVNCDCVISLIGERPGLATAKSISAYLIYQPNEDTVEADRTVISNIHEGGVPPVEAGAHLADLIEDILKHKASGVKLSQLK, via the coding sequence GTGGATATTCAGACAATTGTAAAACAGGTAATGGAAGAACTTCAGAAAGAAGGACAAATAAAAAGCGGAGATAAACCAGCAAACGATGCCGTACATACAAAGGAATCCAGTGTCCGCACTATCATTTACGAAAAAGTGAAACAATCAGGTGTAGATCTGCCGGCCGATCTGCAAGAGATAGAGAAGGTACAAGCCATCACACCTGCGAGAATTGGGATTGGGCGGACAGGAACACGAATGAAAACAAGGAATTACCTCGATTTCAGAATAGATCACGCGGCAGCCCAGGACGCCGTTTTTAAAGACGTCTCTGAGAAATTACTGAACGAATTAAAGCTGCCGGTGCTCCATTCAAAAGCTGAAACGATGGATCAATACTTAATGGACCTGGACAGCGGACGAAAGCTCCATGATTCATCAAGGCAATGGGCAGAAGAAAATCTTCCGAAAAATAAAGAAGTGCAAATCATTGTATCGGATGGGCTGAGCTCAACAGGTGTTGAAGCAAATATAAGAGATTTGCTTCCTGCGCTGGTCCAGGGGCTTCAATCAAAAAGTATTTCCCTTGGAGAACCTGTCTTTATTAAGCGGAGCAGGGTTTGGATTCAAGATGATCTTGCTTCTATTGTGAATTGTGATTGTGTCATTTCACTTATCGGAGAACGCCCTGGATTGGCAACTGCTAAAAGCATTAGTGCCTACCTGATCTATCAGCCAAATGAGGATACAGTTGAAGCCGATCGCACGGTAATCAGCAATATTCACGAAGGGGGGGTTCCCCCGGTTGAAGCAGGAGCCCATCTGGCAGATTTAATAGAGGACATATTAAAACACAAAGCAAGCGGTGTAAAATTATCTCAGCTCAAATAG
- a CDS encoding ethanolamine ammonia-lyase subunit EutB has product MYTCTLKNQTYQFRSIADVLAKASEEKSGDKMAGISAGSSIERMAAKVVLSEIKLKEIYENPVIPYEKDEVTRIIYDDLNLFIYKEIANWSVGELRDYILSHQTRTSDLFRISKGLTSEMISAAAKLMSSIDLVMASQKIRPTAHCNTTIGEAGRLAFRCQPNHPIDHPDGILASMKEGLSYGSGDAVIGVNPNNDSVESVSRILHMTHDFIQKWEIPTQNCVLAHITTQMQALKKGAPIALMFQSLAGTQAANEDFGVSKEMLDEAFQLMAKHGTSTGPNQLYFETGQGSEVSLDAHLGIDMQTLEARTYGYARHWKPFMVNNVSGFIGPETIYDGKQVIRADLEDLFMGKMHGLPMGIAPTYTNHMQADQNDQEIAGMLTALAGANFYMGVPGGDDVMLSYQDTSYHDDASLREMLGLRPLREFEIWLENMGIMENGRLTERAGDLSIFK; this is encoded by the coding sequence ATGTATACATGTACGTTAAAAAATCAAACTTATCAGTTCCGTTCTATTGCGGATGTATTGGCAAAAGCCAGTGAGGAGAAGTCCGGGGATAAAATGGCAGGCATTTCTGCAGGATCCTCTATTGAACGAATGGCAGCCAAAGTGGTGTTAAGTGAAATCAAGCTAAAAGAAATTTACGAGAATCCCGTCATTCCGTACGAAAAGGATGAAGTAACACGTATTATCTATGATGACCTAAATCTTTTTATCTATAAAGAAATTGCAAATTGGTCTGTTGGGGAATTGCGAGATTATATTTTGTCCCACCAAACACGCACATCGGATTTGTTTAGAATCAGCAAAGGCCTGACAAGTGAAATGATTTCTGCTGCAGCAAAGCTTATGTCGAGCATCGATTTGGTCATGGCTTCACAGAAAATCCGGCCGACTGCCCATTGCAACACAACGATAGGCGAGGCTGGACGTCTGGCATTCAGGTGCCAGCCCAACCATCCCATTGACCATCCCGATGGCATTCTTGCCTCCATGAAAGAAGGCCTTTCCTATGGATCAGGGGATGCTGTTATTGGTGTGAACCCTAACAATGATTCTGTTGAATCAGTATCGAGAATTCTTCATATGACTCATGATTTTATACAAAAGTGGGAAATTCCAACACAGAACTGTGTGCTTGCTCACATCACAACACAAATGCAGGCTCTCAAAAAAGGTGCTCCAATCGCTTTAATGTTCCAGAGTCTTGCAGGTACACAGGCTGCAAATGAAGACTTTGGGGTTTCAAAAGAGATGCTGGATGAAGCGTTTCAGCTGATGGCTAAGCATGGGACCTCAACTGGCCCTAATCAGCTTTATTTCGAAACTGGCCAGGGATCTGAAGTTTCTCTGGATGCCCACCTTGGCATTGATATGCAGACACTCGAAGCACGCACCTATGGATATGCACGTCATTGGAAACCGTTCATGGTTAATAATGTTTCGGGTTTTATCGGGCCTGAGACCATTTACGACGGAAAACAAGTTATCCGTGCAGACTTGGAAGACCTTTTTATGGGGAAAATGCATGGGCTTCCAATGGGGATTGCTCCTACTTATACCAATCATATGCAGGCAGATCAAAATGACCAGGAAATCGCCGGTATGCTTACCGCACTTGCAGGAGCAAATTTTTATATGGGCGTGCCTGGAGGAGACGATGTCATGCTAAGTTACCAGGATACCAGCTATCATGATGATGCCAGCTTAAGAGAAATGCTGGGGCTTCGTCCTCTTCGTGAATTCGAGATATGGCTTGAGAATATGGGCATAATGGAGAATGGAAGATTGACAGAACGAGCGGGAGATCTATCAATTTTCAAATAG
- a CDS encoding P1 family peptidase gives MKIRERGVTIGTLRPGKKNCITDIDGVMAGHITLDYPLDNDQYVCTGVTAVLPHGGNLFREKVPAASYVINGFGKTTGLVQVEELGMIESPIMLTNTFGVPSVTQGTLEYLLKTTPEIGDTTGTVNIVTGECNDGYLNSIRTLPVKPEHAIEAIQNAKPEKVEEGAVGAGTGMVCCGYKGGVGASSRVITVEQSTNEYKIGCLVVTNFGNRDEFPFIKYGLSEIQPKTKDTPDGSIMIILATDAPVSDRQLKRLAKRCGIGLGRTGSHFSNGSGDIVIAFSTANKSFHESSNMIEAAYFIRDDHPIMNQLFQGAAEAAEEAILNSLSQAKTTNGRNGRVVEGMFS, from the coding sequence ATGAAGATTAGAGAAAGAGGAGTAACAATTGGAACACTGAGACCTGGAAAAAAGAATTGCATTACAGATATAGATGGAGTCATGGCAGGCCACATCACTCTGGACTATCCTCTGGATAATGACCAATATGTCTGTACGGGCGTAACGGCCGTTTTACCGCATGGAGGAAATCTCTTTCGTGAAAAAGTCCCGGCAGCCTCCTATGTCATCAATGGCTTTGGTAAAACGACGGGTCTGGTGCAGGTGGAAGAACTGGGTATGATTGAATCTCCAATTATGCTGACAAATACATTTGGGGTGCCGTCAGTCACACAGGGAACGCTGGAATACCTGCTAAAAACCACGCCGGAAATTGGAGACACAACCGGAACCGTTAATATCGTCACAGGGGAATGCAACGACGGGTATTTAAATTCCATTCGGACACTCCCTGTAAAACCGGAACATGCAATAGAAGCCATTCAAAATGCCAAACCGGAAAAGGTGGAAGAAGGTGCGGTCGGAGCTGGTACAGGCATGGTGTGTTGTGGGTATAAAGGGGGCGTGGGTGCTTCTTCACGGGTAATCACTGTAGAACAAAGCACAAATGAATACAAAATCGGATGTCTGGTGGTCACGAACTTTGGCAATAGAGACGAATTTCCGTTCATTAAATACGGACTGTCAGAAATTCAGCCGAAAACAAAGGACACGCCTGATGGCTCAATCATGATTATCCTGGCTACAGACGCACCTGTCAGTGACAGGCAGCTGAAAAGGCTCGCGAAGAGATGCGGCATAGGCCTAGGACGCACAGGAAGCCATTTCAGCAACGGCAGCGGTGACATTGTTATCGCTTTTTCCACCGCAAACAAGAGCTTTCATGAAAGCAGCAATATGATCGAAGCTGCCTATTTTATCAGAGATGATCATCCCATCATGAATCAGCTTTTTCAAGGTGCGGCCGAGGCTGCAGAGGAAGCGATTCTTAATTCGCTGTCACAGGCAAAGACCACAAATGGGCGGAACGGAAGAGTGGTGGAGGGGATGTTTTCATAA
- a CDS encoding MFS transporter — protein MADTLSGEAKKQTAGSEKIWSRDFVLILISNFFIFLGFQMTLPTIPLFVEKLGGNDQLIGIVVGIFTFSALLLRPYAGHTLETKGRRFVYLTGLAIFVLSVGSFGFINSLIFLFVLRIIQGFGWGFSTTASGTIATDLIPAKRRGEGMGYFGLSGNIALAFGPTLGLALAGVISFKLLFLICALLGLAALVLSSRINYKQAEKQTVPQKRWDIYEKSALRPSFLLFFITVTFGGIASFLPIYSAQKGIGGIHWYFLLFAIALMLSRAFAGRLYDQRGHQAVFLPGAVLILAAMFLLAWLPSSMIMYIAAILYGLGFGSVQPALQAWSVKEAPANRRGMANATFFSFFDLGVGIGAIVFGQIAHLFGYSTIYLTAAGSVVISILLYIWILVTKRG, from the coding sequence ATGGCTGATACTTTATCAGGAGAAGCAAAAAAACAGACTGCAGGTTCCGAAAAGATATGGTCCAGGGATTTTGTTCTGATCTTGATTTCCAACTTTTTTATTTTTCTCGGATTTCAAATGACATTGCCCACGATCCCTCTTTTTGTGGAAAAATTGGGCGGGAATGACCAGCTGATCGGGATAGTGGTCGGGATCTTTACATTTTCGGCTCTGCTATTGCGTCCTTATGCAGGGCATACGCTGGAGACCAAAGGCAGGCGCTTTGTCTATTTAACAGGCCTGGCAATTTTCGTGCTCTCGGTTGGGTCATTTGGTTTTATTAATAGTTTAATCTTCTTATTTGTTTTAAGGATTATCCAGGGATTTGGCTGGGGTTTCTCCACTACAGCCTCGGGAACCATTGCCACGGATTTAATTCCTGCAAAGCGGCGGGGAGAAGGAATGGGATATTTCGGGCTTTCCGGGAACATTGCCCTTGCATTCGGCCCCACCCTCGGACTGGCGCTCGCCGGAGTCATCTCTTTCAAACTCTTATTCTTAATTTGTGCTCTGCTGGGTTTAGCCGCACTGGTGTTGTCATCGAGGATCAACTACAAGCAGGCTGAAAAACAAACTGTTCCCCAGAAGCGCTGGGACATCTATGAAAAAAGTGCTTTAAGGCCTTCATTTCTTTTATTTTTCATCACCGTCACCTTCGGGGGCATCGCATCATTTCTTCCTATATATTCAGCCCAAAAAGGGATAGGCGGCATCCACTGGTACTTTCTGCTGTTTGCCATAGCTTTAATGCTTTCCCGGGCTTTTGCCGGCAGATTATATGATCAAAGAGGTCACCAGGCTGTATTCTTACCAGGAGCGGTGCTGATTTTGGCAGCCATGTTCCTGCTGGCGTGGCTTCCGAGCAGCATGATTATGTATATAGCTGCGATTCTTTATGGTCTCGGATTTGGTTCAGTCCAGCCTGCCCTTCAAGCCTGGTCTGTAAAAGAAGCGCCTGCCAATCGGCGCGGGATGGCCAATGCTACGTTCTTTTCCTTCTTTGACCTTGGAGTAGGGATTGGCGCCATCGTGTTTGGGCAGATCGCTCATTTGTTTGGGTATAGCACCATTTATTTGACAGCAGCCGGATCGGTAGTGATTTCAATTCTACTGTATATCTGGATTCTGGTGACAAAAAGGGGTTAA
- a CDS encoding SDR family oxidoreductase encodes MDLKLKNKKALVVASSQGLGKAIAAQLAKEGTKVMITSRDEAKLKSVQKEFRDQFNADVEYYRADVTDPEDIKNLIQHTAETLGGIDILINNAGGPPGGTFENLTDEDWEKAFQLNLLSHVRLIREALPELKKNGGRIINIASSSIKQPIPGLLLSNTFRLGIVGLTKTLSEELAAYNILINTVAPGRIATDRVDYLDQHNADRQNITKEEVAERAKSKIPLGRYGTPEEFANVVTFLASDASSYVTGSSILVDGGMVKAL; translated from the coding sequence ATGGATTTAAAACTGAAAAATAAAAAAGCGCTTGTCGTGGCTTCAAGCCAGGGCCTCGGAAAAGCCATTGCAGCACAGCTTGCAAAAGAAGGCACCAAGGTCATGATAACAAGCAGGGACGAAGCAAAACTAAAGAGCGTTCAAAAGGAATTCCGTGACCAATTCAATGCCGATGTTGAGTATTACCGCGCAGATGTTACGGACCCTGAGGATATAAAGAACCTGATTCAGCATACAGCTGAAACCCTTGGGGGAATTGATATATTAATCAATAACGCCGGAGGGCCACCCGGGGGGACGTTTGAAAACCTGACAGATGAAGACTGGGAAAAAGCGTTTCAGCTAAATCTATTAAGCCATGTCAGGCTGATCCGCGAGGCACTTCCTGAATTAAAGAAAAATGGCGGCAGGATCATTAATATAGCATCATCAAGCATAAAGCAGCCGATTCCGGGCCTGCTCTTATCCAATACATTCCGGCTTGGGATTGTCGGACTGACCAAAACACTCTCAGAGGAATTGGCAGCTTATAATATCTTAATTAATACAGTAGCTCCGGGAAGAATTGCGACCGACCGCGTTGATTATCTGGATCAGCATAACGCAGACCGGCAGAATATCACCAAAGAAGAAGTTGCTGAAAGAGCCAAAAGCAAAATTCCGCTGGGCAGATACGGAACCCCGGAAGAATTTGCGAACGTCGTCACCTTCCTTGCATCTGATGCCAGCAGCTACGTGACCGGAAGCTCCATTTTAGTCGATGGCGGGATGGTGAAAGCTTTATAA
- a CDS encoding class I SAM-dependent methyltransferase, with protein MEKEEIKKKVQNTFGKNAEKYVTSKIHGDAAELHQLVQTLNPQKDWVVLDIATGGGHVAKSLAPFVSQVFAADLTKEMLANTARHLESYKNIWYIVADAETLPFLDESFDAVTCRIAPHHFPHPEKFIAEAGRVLKSGGRFLLVDNVSPDEKELADYMNTVEKMRDDSHYRCLSTAEWRKLFAASGLNETNAKSRKKTFEFPSWVRRTAESEEQIKAVEEYILQADQAAADYFQIELHEGKVQSFKVDEWMALCVKK; from the coding sequence ATGGAAAAGGAAGAAATAAAAAAAAAGGTACAAAATACATTCGGTAAAAACGCAGAAAAATATGTGACAAGCAAAATTCATGGAGATGCGGCAGAATTACATCAGCTTGTTCAAACCCTGAATCCGCAGAAGGATTGGGTGGTGCTGGATATCGCGACAGGCGGCGGGCATGTGGCCAAAAGTCTGGCACCCTTTGTTTCCCAGGTCTTCGCAGCTGATTTGACAAAAGAAATGCTGGCGAATACCGCACGCCATCTGGAAAGCTATAAAAATATCTGGTATATCGTTGCAGACGCGGAAACTTTGCCTTTTCTGGATGAGTCCTTTGATGCTGTCACGTGCCGGATCGCGCCACACCATTTTCCCCATCCGGAAAAGTTCATTGCTGAAGCTGGCAGGGTTTTAAAATCAGGGGGAAGATTTCTGTTAGTTGATAATGTATCACCCGATGAAAAAGAGCTCGCAGACTATATGAACACAGTTGAGAAAATGCGGGATGACAGCCATTACCGGTGTTTGTCAACGGCAGAGTGGAGAAAGCTATTTGCTGCTTCCGGACTAAATGAAACAAACGCAAAGAGCAGGAAGAAAACCTTCGAATTCCCTTCCTGGGTGAGACGAACGGCTGAAAGTGAAGAACAGATTAAGGCAGTCGAAGAGTATATTCTGCAGGCTGATCAGGCTGCTGCGGATTATTTTCAAATTGAACTACATGAAGGCAAGGTCCAATCCTTTAAAGTGGATGAATGGATGGCGCTTTGCGTTAAAAAATAG
- a CDS encoding quinone oxidoreductase family protein, with protein sequence MKAIQFKEYGGPEVLDVIELDRPQPTGREVLIEVHAIGVNYADTARREGQYVVPTPLPFIPGAEVAGVVAAAGEEASIPVGTRVVTLIESGGYSEYVTADERGLIPLPEGLDFNLAAALPLQGLSAYHILKTMGRLEAGESVLVHAAAGGVGTLAVQLAKLFGAGTVIATASTAEKLQLAKEMGADVLVNYTNEGWENEVLEATGGKGVNVALEMAGGEIFNKTLKCLATFGRLVIYGVASGEQSRFYPSSLMGRNQSVIGFFLPQIMRKPELLQPSMKELLSYTAQGKLKLTIGEVHPLEDAAKVHERMQSRQTKGKLILVPAR encoded by the coding sequence ATGAAAGCCATTCAATTCAAAGAATATGGGGGACCTGAAGTCCTTGATGTAATCGAACTGGATCGGCCGCAGCCGACCGGACGGGAAGTTTTAATCGAAGTGCATGCGATCGGAGTGAACTATGCCGATACCGCAAGAAGAGAAGGGCAATATGTTGTGCCGACACCTCTGCCGTTCATTCCCGGTGCAGAGGTGGCAGGTGTTGTCGCAGCCGCGGGTGAAGAGGCGAGTATTCCGGTTGGCACAAGAGTGGTGACGCTAATAGAATCAGGAGGCTACTCAGAGTATGTCACAGCCGATGAAAGGGGTTTGATTCCGCTGCCGGAAGGACTGGATTTCAATCTTGCTGCGGCACTGCCCCTGCAAGGACTGAGTGCCTATCATATTTTGAAAACGATGGGCCGGCTTGAAGCGGGTGAAAGCGTCCTGGTCCATGCAGCTGCGGGAGGAGTGGGAACACTTGCCGTTCAGCTTGCAAAATTATTCGGGGCCGGGACTGTCATTGCTACCGCCAGCACTGCTGAAAAACTGCAGCTTGCAAAAGAAATGGGAGCCGATGTCCTCGTCAACTATACAAATGAAGGCTGGGAAAATGAAGTACTCGAAGCAACAGGCGGAAAAGGTGTAAATGTGGCACTCGAAATGGCAGGCGGCGAAATTTTTAATAAAACCCTGAAATGCCTTGCCACCTTTGGCCGCCTTGTTATTTATGGTGTGGCAAGCGGGGAGCAGAGCCGGTTTTATCCTTCTTCCTTAATGGGGCGGAATCAATCGGTCATCGGATTTTTCCTGCCGCAAATAATGAGGAAACCGGAATTGCTGCAGCCGAGCATGAAGGAATTATTATCCTATACAGCCCAAGGGAAGCTGAAGCTGACTATTGGTGAAGTCCATCCTCTTGAGGACGCTGCCAAAGTACATGAGCGAATGCAGTCTAGGCAAACAAAAGGGAAGCTAATTCTTGTGCCTGCCAGATAA
- a CDS encoding acyl-CoA dehydrogenase family protein, whose protein sequence is MEKVNTANRGASFLFTKLNPETLFTPENFSDEHILIGRTAKQFTEKMVHPEKDRIENQEFELVTDLLRKAGELGLLAHSIPENYGGLGLDKISKGIVGENIASSGGYGVAHSNHTCIATLPITYFGTPEQKEKYLPKLASGEYIGAYCLTEPNAGSDALSSQTTAVLNEDGTHYILDGTKIYITNAVFSDTFIVYAKVDGRHFTAFIVERDTPGLSLGPEENKMGIKGSSTRSVIFEDCPVPAENLLGEVGKGHIIALNVLNLGRFNLGSACMGAAKTGLKKTLQFTGERKQFGKSIADFPATKEKTAKMAGRIYAAESLQYRTASLLEESLGDLYESTDVKLIGKRMSEYATECAICKVFGSETLDYTADEALQLHGGAGFIKEYGVEQMYRDSRINRIFEGTNEINRLLIPTHLFRKALKGEIDLAARVEEAIVRLSKPAPIGQAIFEKERAAVDTIRNLFLLNAGLAYEAFGDTLVHEQEALMKLADLAIALYAAESAVYRTYKAIQKNGEEKEELKIHLTRTFLEGAIWEAERLSRQLVSELSSDEKKDALIGLIIRECSRFSSFGKESARNRRIAELMYEKGEYCC, encoded by the coding sequence ATGGAAAAAGTAAACACAGCCAATCGCGGTGCGAGTTTCTTGTTCACAAAGCTAAATCCTGAAACACTTTTCACACCCGAGAATTTTTCAGATGAGCATATCTTAATCGGAAGAACAGCTAAACAATTTACTGAAAAAATGGTTCACCCTGAAAAGGACCGGATCGAAAACCAGGAATTCGAGCTGGTAACGGATTTACTTAGGAAGGCGGGCGAACTGGGCTTGCTTGCCCATAGCATTCCCGAAAATTATGGCGGCCTTGGCCTGGATAAAATCAGCAAGGGGATCGTCGGAGAAAACATTGCCTCATCAGGCGGTTACGGGGTAGCCCACTCGAACCATACTTGCATTGCAACCCTGCCGATCACTTACTTCGGAACTCCTGAGCAAAAAGAAAAGTACTTGCCGAAGCTTGCTTCAGGGGAGTACATAGGCGCTTACTGCCTGACAGAGCCGAACGCAGGATCTGATGCTCTATCCTCCCAGACTACCGCCGTTTTGAATGAGGATGGGACCCATTACATTTTAGATGGCACGAAAATTTATATTACGAATGCTGTATTTTCAGATACATTCATTGTATATGCCAAAGTGGACGGCCGGCATTTTACCGCATTTATCGTCGAACGGGACACACCAGGATTATCCCTTGGCCCGGAAGAAAATAAGATGGGCATTAAAGGATCGTCAACCAGATCGGTCATTTTTGAGGATTGTCCTGTGCCAGCAGAAAATCTGCTTGGGGAAGTGGGCAAAGGCCATATCATTGCTTTGAACGTCTTGAATTTGGGCCGTTTCAATTTAGGTTCAGCCTGCATGGGGGCAGCAAAAACCGGCTTGAAGAAAACACTCCAATTTACAGGGGAAAGAAAGCAGTTTGGGAAGTCGATCGCTGATTTTCCGGCTACCAAGGAAAAAACGGCGAAGATGGCAGGAAGAATCTACGCCGCTGAATCACTGCAATACCGCACCGCAAGCCTGCTGGAGGAATCATTGGGAGACTTATATGAATCAACTGATGTAAAACTTATTGGAAAAAGAATGAGCGAATATGCCACAGAATGTGCGATCTGCAAGGTGTTTGGCTCGGAAACACTGGATTATACGGCAGATGAAGCACTGCAGCTTCATGGCGGAGCGGGATTCATCAAGGAATACGGTGTGGAACAAATGTATCGGGATTCCCGCATTAACCGTATTTTTGAAGGTACAAATGAGATTAATAGATTGCTGATTCCTACTCACCTTTTCCGAAAAGCGCTGAAGGGTGAAATCGATTTAGCAGCAAGAGTGGAGGAAGCGATTGTTCGCTTGAGCAAACCTGCACCAATCGGGCAGGCGATTTTTGAGAAAGAGAGAGCAGCGGTTGATACTATAAGAAACCTATTCCTGCTGAATGCCGGACTCGCCTATGAAGCATTTGGCGATACCCTTGTTCATGAACAGGAAGCCCTAATGAAGCTTGCGGATCTCGCCATTGCCCTGTATGCAGCAGAATCAGCAGTTTATCGGACATACAAAGCCATTCAGAAAAATGGTGAAGAAAAAGAAGAATTGAAGATTCACCTGACCAGGACTTTTCTGGAAGGTGCAATATGGGAAGCTGAAAGGCTATCCCGCCAATTAGTGTCCGAATTGTCTTCAGATGAGAAAAAGGATGCGCTGATCGGATTAATCATCCGGGAATGCAGCAGGTTCAGCTCCTTTGGGAAAGAAAGTGCAAGGAACCGGAGAATAGCTGAGCTCATGTATGAAAAAGGCGAATATTGCTGCTAG